In Necator americanus strain Aroian chromosome IV, whole genome shotgun sequence, the following proteins share a genomic window:
- a CDS encoding hypothetical protein (NECATOR_CHRIV.G17186.T1), with translation MCLRRTGRMKRVEPHGSVLLSSESDSDSSKFTNPSTNKHWSVAQVYDNWIYVWTLPQHISQSRFGGRRKPSSACTIIALAMARVYHRSGMRLPSMPLSREGNSNNEVIIPVSLLALLTNSIVDGNAVHAREMAKRQNSRVSFVPALDTFTIPQGIEALGGVIHEIDYRSVRGITWKLLPQHIQHAIDSEFIAHLPSLFFVLIIVERAVLIIHERENGTIAILDSHSHMQGKRGKGAVIAISHIANLRRFTSFVCQNLFPEVYKMQPEQMLFEISCIQYCGPEKSNESEGQAIKAHVFPRPIRLCSGEDRLPIPSSCMDSERIAGSGRDCTAPQEVDGTNSSDLQNTSFIET, from the exons ATGTGTCTGCGTCGGACCGGTAGGATGAAAAGAGTGGAACCGCACGGATCCGTTCTACTGAG TTCCGAGTCCGACTCAGATTCATCCAAATTTACTAACCCATCTACTAACAAGCACTGGTCTGTAGCTCAAGTATATGAC AATTGGATCTACGTGTGGACACTGCCGCAGCACATTTCACAATCAAGATTTGGCGGTAGGCGAAAACCTTCAAGCGCATGCACCATTATTGCTTTAGCGATGGCTAGAGTATATCACAG GTCAGGAATGCGGTTGCCGTCAATGCCGCTGTCGAGAGAAGGAAATAGCAACAAT GAGGTCATCATTCCAGTGTCATTACTAGCCTTACTAACCAACTCAATCGTAGACGGAAATGCGGTGCATGCTCGAGAGATGGCGAAGAGACA GAACTCACGAGTATCATTTGTTCCTGCACTTGACACATTCACTATTCCTCAAGGGATTGAGGCTCTTGGTGGAGTAATCCACGAAATCGATTACAGAAGTGTGCGTGGAATCACATGGAAACTCCTACCTCAGCACATCCAGCATGCTATTGATAG TGAATTTATCGCTCATCTACCTTCGCTATTTTTTGTGTTGATCATAGTTGAAAGAGCTGTTTTAATCATTCACGAAAGAGAGAACGGAACCATTGCAATTCTCGATTCTCATTCCCATATGCAAGGAAAGAGAGGTAAAG GTGCCGTAATAGCGATTTCTCACATTGCCAACTTGCGTCGGTTTACATCTTTTGTCTGTCAAAACCTATTTCCTGAAGTTTATAAAATGCAACCGGAGCAAATG CTATTCGAAATATCATGCATACAATATTGTGGTCCAGAAAAGAGCAACGAGTCAGAAGGACAAGCGATCAAGGCACAT GTTTTCCCACGACCAATAAGATTGTGCTCTGGTGAGGATAGGCTACCAATTCCATCGTCGTGCATGGACTCCGAGAGGATAGCAGGATCAGGAAGAGATTGCACAGCACCGCAAGAAGTCGATGGAACTAACAGCAGTGATCTACAGAACACCAGTTTTATCGAAACATGA
- a CDS encoding hypothetical protein (NECATOR_CHRIV.G17186.T3): MKRVEPHGSVLLSSESDSDSSKFTNPSTNKHWSVAQVYDNWIYVWTLPQHISQSRFGGRRKPSSACTIIALAMARVYHRSGMRLPSMPLSREGNSNNEVIIPVSLLALLTNSIVDGNAVHAREMAKRQNSRVSFVPALDTFTIPQGIEALGGVIHEIDYRSVRGITWKLLPQHIQHAIDSEFIAHLPSLFFVLIIVERAVLIIHERENGTIAILDSHSHMQGKRGKGAVIAISHIANLRRFTSFVCQNLFPEVYKMQPEQMLFEISCIQYCGPEKSNESEGQAIKAHVFPRPIRLCSGEDRLPIPSSCMDSERIAGSGRDCTAPQENTDESFNGKLLNNRTERLGEIGRK; encoded by the exons ATGAAAAGAGTGGAACCGCACGGATCCGTTCTACTGAG TTCCGAGTCCGACTCAGATTCATCCAAATTTACTAACCCATCTACTAACAAGCACTGGTCTGTAGCTCAAGTATATGAC AATTGGATCTACGTGTGGACACTGCCGCAGCACATTTCACAATCAAGATTTGGCGGTAGGCGAAAACCTTCAAGCGCATGCACCATTATTGCTTTAGCGATGGCTAGAGTATATCACAG GTCAGGAATGCGGTTGCCGTCAATGCCGCTGTCGAGAGAAGGAAATAGCAACAAT GAGGTCATCATTCCAGTGTCATTACTAGCCTTACTAACCAACTCAATCGTAGACGGAAATGCGGTGCATGCTCGAGAGATGGCGAAGAGACA GAACTCACGAGTATCATTTGTTCCTGCACTTGACACATTCACTATTCCTCAAGGGATTGAGGCTCTTGGTGGAGTAATCCACGAAATCGATTACAGAAGTGTGCGTGGAATCACATGGAAACTCCTACCTCAGCACATCCAGCATGCTATTGATAG TGAATTTATCGCTCATCTACCTTCGCTATTTTTTGTGTTGATCATAGTTGAAAGAGCTGTTTTAATCATTCACGAAAGAGAGAACGGAACCATTGCAATTCTCGATTCTCATTCCCATATGCAAGGAAAGAGAGGTAAAG GTGCCGTAATAGCGATTTCTCACATTGCCAACTTGCGTCGGTTTACATCTTTTGTCTGTCAAAACCTATTTCCTGAAGTTTATAAAATGCAACCGGAGCAAATG CTATTCGAAATATCATGCATACAATATTGTGGTCCAGAAAAGAGCAACGAGTCAGAAGGACAAGCGATCAAGGCACAT GTTTTCCCACGACCAATAAGATTGTGCTCTGGTGAGGATAGGCTACCAATTCCATCGTCGTGCATGGACTCCGAGAGGATAGCAGGATCAGGAAGAGATTGCACAGCACCGCAAGAA AATACGGACGAATCATTTAATGGAAAGCTGCTCAATAACAGAACTGAAAGATTAGgagaaattggaagaaaatga
- a CDS encoding hypothetical protein (NECATOR_CHRIV.G17186.T2) — MKRVEPHGSVLLSSESDSDSSKFTNPSTNKHWSVAQVYDNWIYVWTLPQHISQSRFGGRRKPSSACTIIALAMARVYHRSGMRLPSMPLSREGNSNNEVIIPVSLLALLTNSIVDGNAVHAREMAKRQNSRVSFVPALDTFTIPQGIEALGGVIHEIDYRSVRGITWKLLPQHIQHAIDSEFIAHLPSLFFVLIIVERAVLIIHERENGTIAILDSHSHMQGKRGAVIAISHIANLRRFTSFVCQNLFPEVYKMQPEQMLFEISCIQYCGPEKSNESEGQAIKAHVFPRPIRLCSGEDRLPIPSSCMDSERIAGSGRDCTAPQENTDESFNGKLLNNRTERLGEIGRK, encoded by the exons ATGAAAAGAGTGGAACCGCACGGATCCGTTCTACTGAG TTCCGAGTCCGACTCAGATTCATCCAAATTTACTAACCCATCTACTAACAAGCACTGGTCTGTAGCTCAAGTATATGAC AATTGGATCTACGTGTGGACACTGCCGCAGCACATTTCACAATCAAGATTTGGCGGTAGGCGAAAACCTTCAAGCGCATGCACCATTATTGCTTTAGCGATGGCTAGAGTATATCACAG GTCAGGAATGCGGTTGCCGTCAATGCCGCTGTCGAGAGAAGGAAATAGCAACAAT GAGGTCATCATTCCAGTGTCATTACTAGCCTTACTAACCAACTCAATCGTAGACGGAAATGCGGTGCATGCTCGAGAGATGGCGAAGAGACA GAACTCACGAGTATCATTTGTTCCTGCACTTGACACATTCACTATTCCTCAAGGGATTGAGGCTCTTGGTGGAGTAATCCACGAAATCGATTACAGAAGTGTGCGTGGAATCACATGGAAACTCCTACCTCAGCACATCCAGCATGCTATTGATAG TGAATTTATCGCTCATCTACCTTCGCTATTTTTTGTGTTGATCATAGTTGAAAGAGCTGTTTTAATCATTCACGAAAGAGAGAACGGAACCATTGCAATTCTCGATTCTCATTCCCATATGCAAGGAAAGAGAG GTGCCGTAATAGCGATTTCTCACATTGCCAACTTGCGTCGGTTTACATCTTTTGTCTGTCAAAACCTATTTCCTGAAGTTTATAAAATGCAACCGGAGCAAATG CTATTCGAAATATCATGCATACAATATTGTGGTCCAGAAAAGAGCAACGAGTCAGAAGGACAAGCGATCAAGGCACAT GTTTTCCCACGACCAATAAGATTGTGCTCTGGTGAGGATAGGCTACCAATTCCATCGTCGTGCATGGACTCCGAGAGGATAGCAGGATCAGGAAGAGATTGCACAGCACCGCAAGAA AATACGGACGAATCATTTAATGGAAAGCTGCTCAATAACAGAACTGAAAGATTAGgagaaattggaagaaaatga